One window of Mesorhizobium sp. WSM4904 genomic DNA carries:
- the cobN gene encoding cobaltochelatase subunit CobN, translating to MHILTTTSASLDDLAEPIDLRQTPADVVALSFTDSDLAGLAAAWKADAERLPSMRLAALRDLRHPMSVDLWIDSVARHAKIVLVRILGGYDWWRYGCDQLAAVARERNIKLALLPGESHDKDQRLIEGSTLPRAELDALLGYFREGGPTNMAVLVRRLARLAGSDAVVTEPVKVPKAGYYRAGLGVVEKPEFIDVGVPSHPPLSCRTSPPQGGRSAVTSPGASSANSTTESLAASAIGEIVDDSSISPLAGEMSGRTEGGVTERDADSVNAPVVPILFYRSMLLAADVAPIDALAEALRLQGMTPAPIFVSSLKDPASLAFVETAFTSLNPAAIITATAFASGAEPGAETLFDRAGVPVFQVIVATTRREIWEKNQRGLAPADLAMHVVLPELDGRILAGAIAFKGEVETDPALAFRAFANRPEADRVAQVAKRVAAFVRLRQTERAERKLVILIPDYPSAPGRTGYAVGLDVPSSVLAMLHDLKEQGYAVDGIPQSPRALLDALEVGGHGVSLEEYLAFSVELPEPARDTLEAAWGKANDEDHVNAPPSVLPDISLTRGEIELSPALSPITNVARGKPASELLISPGVGEMSGRTEGGATERRALQAGTSPGFPFRAATFGNVTVALAPDRGRSADRRADYHDPTLPPRHELIAFGLWLQKSLGVHAIVHVGAHGTLEWLPGKTVALSDTCFPEIVTGSLPVVYPFIVSNPGEAAQAKRRISAVTLGHLPPPLTGAGLDEAQQRLERLVDEYAQADGLDRRRRDRLAKLIVETAQKSGLAAEAGVAGTDAPDEALRRIDAWLCDLKDFAVKDGLHVYGRAPQDEADPLRQQSAAAEKAALLAALDGRHVRAGPAGAPARGRSDVLPTGRNLFTSDPRTMPTPTAYDLGQAAAEEVVRSYMQSHGDWPRSLVIDLWGSASLRTGGEEIAQGLALMGCRPQWDAATGRVTGIEVLPPATLGRPRVDVTWRISGLFRDMFPTQIALIDAAANAVASRDEDDTENPLAATTRARGKVGPRIFGTSPGTYGAGVEELLSRGEWGAREEIGRAYLEATSHAYGGADGEAVAAPGAFEGRIAEADLLVHTGDDPGRDILEGSADVAFIGGFSAALAALGRNADVIVLDTTDPKKPKPRSVSEAVSRVVRARAINPRFIAGQMRHGPRGASEFAETVDRLVGFAETTHAISGALIEAVHDAYVGNPDVRAFLLRENPAAAKVIAERFLSARRRGLWHPLRNSIDDDLAALIAKAQASEVAA from the coding sequence ATGCATATCCTCACCACGACATCCGCCTCGCTCGACGATCTCGCCGAGCCGATCGACCTCAGGCAGACGCCTGCGGATGTCGTGGCGCTGTCCTTCACCGACAGCGACCTTGCCGGCCTCGCCGCCGCCTGGAAGGCGGACGCTGAAAGACTGCCCTCGATGCGGCTTGCTGCCCTTCGCGACCTGCGCCACCCGATGTCGGTCGATCTCTGGATCGACAGCGTCGCCCGCCATGCCAAGATCGTCCTGGTCCGCATTCTCGGCGGTTACGACTGGTGGCGCTACGGCTGCGACCAGCTTGCGGCGGTCGCACGCGAACGAAACATCAAGCTGGCGCTGCTGCCGGGCGAAAGCCATGACAAGGATCAGCGCCTGATCGAAGGCTCGACGCTGCCGCGCGCCGAGCTCGACGCCTTACTCGGCTATTTCCGCGAAGGCGGCCCGACCAATATGGCTGTGTTGGTGCGGAGATTGGCCCGACTGGCTGGGTCGGATGCGGTGGTGACCGAGCCGGTTAAGGTGCCGAAGGCGGGGTATTATCGAGCTGGATTGGGGGTTGTGGAGAAGCCTGAGTTCATTGATGTCGGCGTTCCTTCGCACCCCCCTCTGTCCTGCCGGACATCTCCCCCGCAAGGGGGGAGATCAGCCGTCACCAGCCCCGGCGCCTCTTCTGCTAACTCAACAACAGAATCTTTGGCAGCATCTGCGATTGGCGAAATCGTCGACGACAGCTCAATCTCCCCCCTTGCGGGGGAGATGTCCGGCAGGACAGAGGGGGGTGTGACGGAACGCGACGCCGACAGCGTCAACGCTCCTGTTGTCCCCATCCTCTTCTACCGCTCGATGCTGCTGGCAGCCGACGTCGCGCCGATCGACGCTCTCGCGGAAGCGTTGAGGCTGCAAGGCATGACTCCAGCGCCGATCTTCGTTTCCAGCCTCAAGGATCCGGCGTCCTTGGCCTTTGTCGAAACCGCTTTCACCTCGCTGAACCCTGCCGCCATCATCACCGCCACCGCCTTCGCCTCCGGCGCCGAGCCGGGCGCAGAAACGCTCTTCGACCGCGCCGGCGTGCCTGTATTCCAGGTCATCGTCGCCACGACGAGGCGCGAGATCTGGGAGAAGAACCAGCGCGGCCTGGCGCCCGCCGACCTTGCCATGCATGTCGTGCTGCCGGAGCTCGACGGCCGCATCCTGGCCGGCGCGATCGCCTTCAAGGGCGAGGTTGAAACCGATCCGGCGCTCGCCTTCCGCGCCTTCGCCAACCGGCCGGAGGCCGATCGGGTCGCGCAGGTCGCCAAGCGCGTCGCGGCCTTCGTTCGCCTGCGGCAGACTGAGCGGGCCGAGCGCAAGCTGGTGATCCTGATCCCGGACTACCCGAGCGCACCCGGGCGTACAGGCTATGCCGTCGGGCTTGACGTGCCGTCGAGCGTGCTCGCCATGCTGCATGACCTGAAGGAACAAGGCTATGCGGTTGATGGGATTCCGCAATCGCCGCGCGCGTTGCTGGATGCGCTGGAGGTGGGTGGGCACGGCGTTTCTTTGGAGGAATACCTAGCCTTTTCGGTCGAACTGCCGGAGCCGGCGCGCGATACGCTGGAGGCGGCATGGGGAAAGGCCAACGACGAAGATCACGTCAATGCGCCCCCCTCTGTCCTGCCGGACATCTCCCTCACGAGGGGGGAGATTGAGCTATCGCCTGCGCTTTCGCCAATCACAAACGTTGCAAGGGGGAAGCCAGCGTCCGAACTGCTGATCTCCCCCGGTGTGGGGGAGATGTCCGGCAGGACAGAGGGGGGCGCGACAGAACGCCGTGCTTTGCAGGCAGGCACCTCGCCAGGCTTCCCCTTCCGCGCCGCGACCTTCGGCAACGTCACCGTCGCTCTCGCCCCCGACCGCGGCCGTTCCGCCGACCGCCGCGCCGATTACCACGACCCGACGCTGCCCCCGCGCCACGAGCTCATCGCCTTTGGCCTCTGGCTGCAGAAATCGCTCGGCGTGCACGCAATCGTCCATGTCGGCGCGCACGGCACGCTGGAGTGGCTGCCGGGCAAGACGGTCGCGCTCTCCGACACCTGCTTTCCGGAGATCGTCACCGGCTCGCTGCCGGTCGTCTATCCCTTCATCGTCTCCAATCCCGGCGAGGCGGCACAGGCCAAGCGCCGCATCTCGGCCGTCACGCTCGGCCATCTGCCGCCGCCGCTCACCGGCGCCGGTCTGGACGAAGCACAGCAGCGCCTCGAGCGTCTTGTCGACGAATACGCCCAGGCCGACGGGCTCGACCGTCGCCGCCGCGATCGGCTGGCGAAGCTGATCGTCGAGACCGCACAGAAGTCCGGTCTTGCGGCGGAGGCTGGCGTTGCCGGCACTGATGCGCCGGACGAAGCGCTGCGCCGCATCGACGCCTGGCTTTGCGACCTCAAGGATTTCGCGGTGAAGGACGGGCTGCATGTCTACGGCCGCGCGCCGCAAGACGAAGCAGATCCGCTGCGCCAGCAAAGCGCGGCGGCCGAAAAGGCTGCCTTGCTCGCCGCTCTCGACGGCCGCCACGTCAGGGCAGGCCCGGCCGGCGCGCCGGCGCGCGGCCGTTCCGACGTGCTGCCCACCGGCCGCAACCTCTTCACCTCCGACCCGCGCACCATGCCGACGCCGACCGCCTATGATCTTGGCCAGGCGGCGGCGGAAGAAGTCGTGCGGAGCTACATGCAGAGCCATGGCGACTGGCCCCGTTCGCTGGTCATCGACCTCTGGGGCTCGGCCTCTTTGCGCACGGGCGGCGAGGAGATCGCGCAAGGCCTGGCGCTGATGGGCTGCCGGCCGCAATGGGATGCCGCGACCGGGCGCGTCACCGGTATCGAGGTGCTGCCGCCGGCGACGCTCGGCCGCCCGCGCGTCGACGTCACTTGGCGCATTTCAGGCCTGTTCCGTGACATGTTCCCGACCCAGATCGCGCTGATAGACGCCGCCGCCAACGCGGTTGCGAGCCGCGACGAGGACGATACCGAAAATCCCCTCGCTGCAACGACCCGCGCTCGGGGCAAGGTCGGCCCGCGCATTTTCGGCACCTCGCCAGGAACCTACGGCGCGGGCGTCGAGGAATTGCTGTCGCGCGGCGAATGGGGGGCGCGCGAGGAGATCGGCCGCGCCTATCTCGAGGCCACCTCGCACGCCTATGGCGGCGCCGACGGCGAAGCGGTTGCGGCACCCGGCGCTTTCGAGGGCCGCATCGCCGAGGCCGATCTTCTCGTCCATACCGGCGATGATCCGGGGCGCGACATCCTCGAAGGCTCGGCCGACGTCGCCTTTATCGGCGGATTTTCGGCCGCGCTTGCTGCCCTTGGCAGGAATGCCGACGTCATCGTGCTCGACACGACCGATCCGAAGAAGCCGAAGCCGCGCTCGGTCAGTGAAGCGGTGTCCCGCGTGGTGCGGGCGCGTGCCATCAACCCGCGCTTCATCGCCGGCCAGATGCGCCACGGCCCGCGCGGCGCCTCCGAATTCGCCGAGACGGTCGACCGTCTCGTCGGCTTCGCCGAGACGACGCACGCCATTTCGGGCGCGCTGATCGAGGCGGTGCATGACGCCTATGTTGGCAACCCTGACGTCCGCGCCTTCCTGCTGCGCGAGAACCCAGCCGCAGCAAAAGTCATCGCCGAGCGGTTCCTGTCGGCGCGGCGGCGCGGGCTTTGGCATCCGCTCCGCAATTCGATCGACGACGATCTCGCGGCCTTGATCGCCAAGGCGCAGGCAAGCGAGGTAGCGGCATGA
- the cobW gene encoding cobalamin biosynthesis protein CobW — MNASVSRVPCTVVTGFLGAGKTTLIRNLLENAKGKRLAIIVNEFGEVGIDGEILKGCGIDTCPEENIVELANGCICCTVADDFVPALDQILSRSPKVDHILIETSGLALPKPLVQAFQWPTVKSRVTVDGVIAVVDGPALAGGRVASDMDALQAQRAADDSLDHDDPVEEVFEDQIACADLIILSKSDLMDAAGSERANAVIGEHVARAVKVVPTTHGKVDPSVLLGLGLAVEDDIENRKTHHDDELDHEHDDFDSFVIDIPSISHPDELAKRVALAAEQENVLRVKGFVEVGGKPMRLLLQAVGPRVNHYYDRAWTAADDRRSRLVVIGLKGLNRPAVERILAG; from the coding sequence ATGAACGCTTCCGTTTCCCGTGTTCCGTGCACCGTCGTCACCGGCTTCCTCGGCGCCGGCAAGACGACGCTGATCCGCAACCTGCTCGAAAACGCCAAGGGCAAGCGGCTGGCGATCATCGTCAACGAGTTCGGCGAAGTCGGCATCGACGGCGAGATCCTGAAGGGCTGCGGCATCGACACCTGCCCGGAGGAGAACATCGTCGAGCTCGCCAATGGCTGCATCTGCTGCACCGTGGCGGACGATTTCGTGCCGGCGCTCGACCAGATCCTGTCGCGCTCGCCGAAGGTCGACCACATCCTGATCGAAACCTCCGGCCTGGCGCTGCCGAAGCCGCTGGTTCAGGCCTTTCAGTGGCCGACGGTCAAGAGCCGCGTCACCGTCGACGGCGTCATTGCCGTGGTCGACGGCCCGGCGTTGGCCGGTGGCCGCGTCGCCTCCGACATGGACGCGCTCCAGGCGCAGCGCGCCGCCGACGATTCCCTCGATCATGACGATCCGGTCGAGGAGGTGTTCGAGGACCAGATCGCCTGCGCCGACCTGATCATCCTGTCGAAGAGCGACCTGATGGACGCGGCGGGCTCGGAGCGCGCCAACGCCGTCATCGGCGAGCATGTGGCGCGTGCCGTGAAGGTGGTGCCGACGACGCACGGCAAGGTCGATCCGTCGGTCCTGCTCGGCCTCGGCCTTGCCGTCGAGGACGACATCGAGAACCGCAAGACGCATCACGACGACGAGCTCGACCACGAGCATGACGATTTCGACTCCTTCGTCATTGATATCCCGTCGATCTCGCATCCGGACGAGCTGGCAAAACGCGTCGCCCTCGCCGCCGAGCAGGAAAACGTGCTGCGCGTGAAAGGCTTCGTCGAGGTCGGCGGCAAGCCGATGCGGCTGCTGCTGCAGGCCGTCGGCCCGCGCGTCAATCACTATTACGACCGCGCCTGGACGGCTGCGGACGATCGCCGCTCGCGGCTCGTCGTCATCGGCCTCAAGGGGCTGAATCGCCCAGCGGTCGAGCGTATCCTCGCCGGCTGA